The following proteins are encoded in a genomic region of Sulfurovum indicum:
- a CDS encoding response regulator transcription factor, whose product MKILLMEDDPVLGDILTDYLQQYYTTRRAFDSAEAQEFIDEESYDLFIFDINVPGKSGIELLKEIRSFNDTTPAIIITAYEDTRHLKESFDVGAHDYIRKPFELEELRLRIEKSKVLFRIEQDSLVKLSDTLTYYPQRHLVSDGVNEKTLRPKECEILEYFIAHPQRLISPEELIQNIWGFDALPSDATLRSYIRNLREVIGADKIITQRGLGYRYE is encoded by the coding sequence ATGAAAATACTACTGATGGAGGATGATCCTGTCCTTGGTGACATCCTTACGGACTATTTACAGCAATACTACACAACCCGACGGGCATTCGATTCAGCAGAGGCACAGGAGTTTATTGATGAAGAGTCTTACGATCTGTTCATCTTCGATATCAATGTACCAGGCAAAAGCGGTATAGAACTGCTCAAAGAGATCAGAAGTTTTAACGATACCACACCGGCTATTATCATTACCGCGTATGAAGACACCAGGCATCTCAAAGAGAGTTTTGATGTCGGTGCCCACGATTATATCCGTAAACCTTTTGAACTTGAAGAACTGAGACTGCGTATTGAGAAGAGTAAAGTACTTTTCCGCATAGAGCAGGACAGCCTGGTGAAACTCAGTGATACACTGACCTATTATCCCCAACGACATTTGGTAAGTGACGGAGTCAATGAAAAAACCCTCAGACCAAAAGAGTGTGAAATACTGGAATATTTCATTGCACACCCCCAAAGACTTATCTCCCCGGAAGAGCTGATACAGAATATCTGGGGGTTTGATGCATTACCCAGTGATGCCACACTCCGTTCCTATATACGAAACCTCAGGGAGGTCATAGGTGCTGACAAGATCATTACGCAAAGAGGGTTGGGCTACCGGTATGAATGA
- a CDS encoding TolC family protein, which yields MKQLALLFILLSLNLDAMSYVQFKAHTLKHSKILQAQELSLQMTRQKNKILLRSSNPSLNLEVSNYNKKAGGESFGYAAGISQTIRTENYRDGLQEKARATMLLSKAFVTQGKAGYIKTLEILYTHYVYQSKMLTLMQQEYRLSKRISAIVKERYKSGSENRVAFLRARTETLTLKTQTYAIRQQLNELYSQLLAIAGLTKKVPLEKKFIYSVSPETRNSTQLSPQQLLLQAKKKLYRSDHSINRSTFRNFDLVAGIEEEPDQSILRIGVNIPLSINNDRSEERMLAKLKIMQTMLDNEQLSIEIESQKRMLKDSIRELSQQYLVLRTLQKEQQELAALLQEGYKISKGSLFELMRAKNKLIQTKKTLLQTEKMINDQKIELHFLQGNYNE from the coding sequence ATGAAACAACTTGCTCTACTGTTTATCCTGCTTTCCCTAAATCTTGATGCAATGAGTTATGTACAATTCAAAGCACATACCCTGAAACACTCAAAGATACTGCAAGCTCAGGAACTCTCACTGCAAATGACCCGACAGAAAAACAAGATACTTCTAAGAAGCTCCAACCCCTCCTTGAACCTTGAGGTCTCAAACTACAATAAAAAGGCCGGAGGAGAGAGTTTTGGATATGCCGCCGGTATTTCCCAGACCATCCGTACAGAAAACTATAGGGATGGTCTGCAGGAAAAAGCCCGGGCAACGATGCTTTTAAGCAAAGCATTTGTAACCCAGGGAAAAGCCGGATATATCAAAACACTTGAAATCCTCTACACACACTATGTCTACCAGAGTAAGATGCTGACACTGATGCAGCAGGAGTACAGACTCTCAAAGAGAATTTCGGCCATAGTCAAGGAACGCTATAAAAGCGGATCGGAAAACCGTGTTGCCTTCCTTCGGGCAAGAACAGAGACTCTCACACTCAAAACACAGACCTATGCCATCAGGCAGCAACTCAACGAACTCTACAGCCAACTGCTTGCCATAGCAGGATTGACTAAAAAGGTTCCCCTGGAGAAAAAGTTCATATACTCTGTCTCTCCGGAAACACGAAACAGTACACAACTGAGTCCTCAGCAGCTTCTGCTTCAGGCAAAAAAGAAGCTCTACCGGAGTGATCACAGCATAAACAGGAGCACTTTTCGGAATTTCGATCTCGTTGCCGGTATCGAAGAGGAACCTGACCAGAGCATTCTACGTATAGGTGTAAATATTCCTCTCTCCATTAACAATGACCGAAGTGAAGAGAGAATGCTGGCAAAACTCAAAATAATGCAGACAATGCTGGATAACGAACAGCTCTCTATTGAAATAGAGTCTCAGAAACGGATGCTTAAAGATTCTATAAGAGAGCTTTCACAGCAGTACCTGGTACTCAGGACACTGCAAAAAGAGCAGCAGGAGCTTGCGGCTCTTCTTCAGGAAGGCTACAAGATCTCAAAGGGCTCTCTCTTTGAGCTTATGAGAGCGAAAAACAAGCTTATACAGACAAAAAAAACCCTGCTTCAAACCGAAAAAATGATCAATGACCAAAAAATAGAATTACATTTTTTACAAGGAAACTACAATGAATAG
- a CDS encoding copper resistance system multicopper oxidase yields MERRTFIKGVAASSLMGIAAADLQAETPKRVSDNSPVLTGKEFYLDIDYTPVNITGKAAVATTINGQIPGPTLVWQEGDTVTLHVTNHLKKYSSIHWHGIILPAPMDGVPGISYKGIAPGETFTYTFKVGQHGTYWYHSHSEYQEQTGMYGAIVIKPKKREPFRYERDYVVMLSDWSDEKPAEIYRKLKQMSDYYNFSQRTVGDFFSEVKEKGFAKAFEERKMWNGMRMSDRDLSDVTGYTYTYLMNGENPATQFKALFKKGERIRLRFINGAAMSFFDVRIPGLKMTVVAADGNHVKPVSIEEFRIGVAETYDVIVEPVSNRAYAIFAQSIERSGYALGSLTPSASQLANAPKMDKPQPLSMVDMGMDMTNMDHSGAMKCGSGMKMSKTKSMQKYKWKAMETQKYPVTKLPMARGVQTTMMAMSPKYRLDDPGVGLRNNGRRVLTYADLKNRYSTRHHKKPDREIVLHLTGNMERYMWSINGIKYADAKPLRFNYGERLRITFINDTMMNHPMHLHGMWSDLETGDDNHLVRKHTVIVQPGAKISYRVTVDAKGGWAYHCHLLYHMAGMFRKVIVV; encoded by the coding sequence GTGGAACGAAGAACATTTATAAAAGGGGTAGCAGCAAGCTCCCTTATGGGAATTGCAGCAGCAGACCTGCAGGCAGAGACACCTAAAAGAGTATCAGATAACAGTCCGGTTCTTACAGGGAAGGAGTTTTATCTTGATATTGATTATACCCCAGTTAATATTACAGGGAAAGCTGCTGTAGCTACTACGATCAACGGACAGATTCCCGGTCCTACCCTGGTATGGCAGGAAGGTGATACTGTCACACTGCATGTAACAAACCACTTGAAAAAGTACTCTTCCATTCATTGGCACGGGATCATTCTTCCTGCACCTATGGACGGTGTACCGGGTATCAGTTACAAAGGCATTGCACCCGGAGAGACCTTTACATACACATTCAAGGTAGGTCAGCATGGTACCTACTGGTATCACAGCCATTCGGAATACCAGGAACAGACCGGTATGTACGGCGCCATTGTTATCAAGCCCAAAAAGAGAGAACCCTTCCGATATGAGAGGGATTATGTTGTCATGCTCTCAGACTGGAGTGATGAAAAGCCTGCGGAAATATACCGTAAACTCAAACAAATGAGCGACTACTACAACTTTTCACAGAGAACGGTGGGGGACTTCTTTTCCGAAGTAAAGGAAAAAGGGTTTGCAAAAGCCTTTGAGGAGAGAAAAATGTGGAATGGGATGCGCATGAGTGATCGTGACCTTTCTGATGTAACAGGATATACCTATACTTACCTGATGAACGGGGAAAACCCTGCTACACAGTTCAAAGCCCTCTTTAAAAAAGGAGAGCGGATACGGCTGCGTTTTATTAACGGTGCAGCGATGAGTTTTTTTGATGTCCGTATTCCCGGACTTAAAATGACTGTGGTTGCAGCAGACGGAAACCATGTAAAACCTGTCAGCATTGAGGAGTTTCGTATTGGTGTGGCAGAGACTTACGATGTCATTGTAGAACCGGTATCGAACAGAGCTTATGCTATTTTTGCCCAAAGTATTGAACGAAGCGGCTATGCACTCGGCTCACTGACACCATCTGCTTCCCAATTGGCAAATGCACCAAAAATGGATAAACCCCAACCCCTCTCAATGGTCGATATGGGGATGGATATGACCAATATGGACCATAGCGGAGCAATGAAATGCGGTAGCGGCATGAAGATGTCCAAGACAAAAAGTATGCAAAAATACAAATGGAAAGCCATGGAAACACAGAAATACCCTGTAACAAAACTGCCTATGGCCCGGGGTGTACAGACCACTATGATGGCGATGTCTCCAAAATACCGGCTGGATGATCCCGGGGTAGGACTGCGCAACAACGGACGAAGGGTACTGACATATGCAGATTTGAAGAACCGATACTCTACACGTCATCATAAAAAACCGGATAGAGAGATCGTATTGCATCTTACCGGAAATATGGAACGCTACATGTGGTCGATCAACGGAATCAAATATGCCGATGCCAAACCGCTGCGGTTCAATTACGGAGAACGTTTACGTATTACTTTCATCAATGATACTATGATGAACCATCCTATGCACCTTCACGGAATGTGGAGCGACCTCGAGACAGGAGATGATAATCATCTTGTGCGCAAACATACCGTTATAGTGCAGCCTGGAGCAAAGATCAGCTATCGTGTAACGGTCGATGCAAAAGGTGGCTGGGCATACCATTGCCACCTGCTGTACCATATGGCAGGGATGTTCAGAAAAGTAATCGTAGTATAA
- a CDS encoding heavy metal translocating P-type ATPase, with protein MKSNVKDPVCGMEVSKDTALHLEYKGAAYYFCSDTCQHKFKDDPQAYIDTDKAASAECSTCSPLFKEVHAHTHSNEISDKAIDGKAVYTCPMHPEIQQKGPGSCPICGMALEPMIVEAGEVENEELIDMTRRFKVSTLLALPVFILAMVADLVPQWLPSWLSMSMVQWIEFILATPVVLWGGWPFFVRGYFSVKRWNLNMFTLISLGVGAAWLYSMVALFFPQLFPPKMQFEGGLVHVYFEAAAVIVALVLLGQVLELRARSQTNTAIQKLLGLAPNTARIVRENGTEENIPIEHVQVGDILRIRPGDKIPVDGIVTEGESNVDESMVTGEPVAVPKRAGDTVIGATVNATGSLLIKAQKVGADTLLSQIVNMVAQAQRSRAPIQKLADTVSGYFVPIVVLVSVLAFAGWYFWGPEPRLAYAVVSAVAVLIIACPCALGLATPVSIMVGTGKGAGMGVLIKNAEALEILEKIDTLVVDKTGTLTEGAPRLVTVKVLEGVDENRMLYAAATLERASEHPLAEAIVKGAAARGLELGKTDHFNSVTGEGVTGEVDGISIAIGNDKLLKSLGIDPLNLSVVSQQYRENGETVMLIALDGKAAGILGVMDPVKEGTSEAIKALHKENIEVVMLTGDNETTAKAVAAKLHIDRVIAEVSPEEKSKVVKRLQEEGRYVAMAGDGVNDAPALAQAHVGIAMGTGTDVAMESAGVTLVKGDLRGIIRAIRLSRITMKNIRQNLFFAFIYNSLGVPIAAGVLYPFFGILLSPVIAAAAMSFSSVSVISNSLRLKNVKL; from the coding sequence ATGAAGAGTAATGTGAAAGATCCCGTTTGCGGTATGGAAGTCTCAAAAGATACTGCGTTGCACCTGGAGTATAAGGGGGCAGCCTACTATTTCTGTTCTGATACCTGCCAGCATAAATTCAAAGATGATCCACAAGCCTATATTGATACAGATAAGGCTGCTTCTGCAGAATGTTCGACATGCAGCCCCCTCTTTAAAGAGGTACATGCACATACGCATTCAAATGAGATATCAGATAAAGCTATAGACGGCAAGGCAGTTTATACCTGTCCTATGCACCCGGAAATACAACAGAAAGGTCCGGGAAGCTGTCCCATATGCGGTATGGCGCTTGAACCTATGATCGTAGAGGCAGGTGAGGTCGAGAATGAAGAACTGATCGATATGACACGCAGGTTCAAGGTGAGTACATTGCTGGCGTTACCTGTATTCATTTTAGCAATGGTCGCTGATCTGGTACCCCAGTGGCTGCCGTCATGGCTTTCAATGTCTATGGTACAGTGGATCGAGTTCATTTTGGCGACCCCGGTCGTTCTATGGGGCGGCTGGCCGTTCTTTGTAAGAGGCTACTTTTCGGTAAAGAGATGGAATCTCAATATGTTCACGCTGATCTCTCTGGGGGTGGGTGCAGCATGGCTCTACAGTATGGTCGCATTGTTTTTTCCACAACTGTTTCCACCAAAAATGCAGTTTGAAGGCGGGCTTGTACATGTCTATTTTGAGGCAGCCGCAGTTATTGTGGCATTGGTACTCTTGGGACAGGTACTGGAGCTTCGTGCCCGTTCCCAGACCAATACGGCTATTCAGAAGCTGCTTGGACTTGCACCAAATACGGCACGTATCGTCCGGGAAAACGGGACTGAAGAGAATATTCCTATTGAGCATGTTCAGGTTGGGGATATTCTGCGTATTCGTCCTGGCGACAAGATACCTGTAGATGGTATCGTAACAGAAGGTGAAAGCAATGTTGATGAGTCCATGGTGACGGGAGAACCGGTTGCAGTACCGAAACGGGCAGGAGACACGGTAATAGGTGCAACGGTTAATGCAACGGGCTCTCTGCTTATAAAAGCACAAAAGGTCGGAGCAGATACACTTCTGTCCCAGATAGTGAATATGGTGGCACAGGCACAGCGTTCACGTGCACCTATCCAGAAACTGGCCGATACTGTTTCAGGCTATTTTGTACCCATTGTAGTGTTGGTATCGGTACTGGCCTTTGCTGGATGGTACTTCTGGGGACCGGAACCCCGTCTTGCCTATGCTGTTGTCTCAGCTGTGGCTGTACTTATCATTGCCTGTCCCTGTGCACTGGGGCTGGCAACACCTGTCTCAATTATGGTAGGTACCGGTAAAGGTGCCGGTATGGGTGTACTCATCAAAAATGCGGAAGCACTGGAGATACTTGAAAAAATTGATACACTTGTTGTAGACAAAACCGGTACCCTGACAGAGGGCGCACCCAGACTTGTTACGGTTAAAGTACTTGAAGGGGTTGATGAAAACAGGATGCTGTATGCTGCCGCCACACTGGAACGTGCCAGTGAACATCCACTTGCGGAAGCCATTGTGAAAGGTGCTGCTGCGAGAGGTTTGGAGCTCGGCAAGACAGATCACTTCAACTCTGTGACCGGAGAAGGTGTGACCGGAGAAGTAGACGGTATCTCTATTGCCATAGGCAATGACAAACTCTTGAAAAGTCTTGGGATCGACCCGTTGAATCTTTCAGTCGTATCCCAACAGTATAGAGAGAATGGAGAGACCGTGATGCTTATTGCCCTTGACGGAAAAGCTGCCGGAATATTGGGAGTGATGGACCCTGTTAAGGAAGGTACGTCAGAGGCGATCAAGGCACTTCATAAAGAAAATATTGAGGTTGTGATGCTGACAGGCGACAATGAAACCACTGCCAAAGCCGTTGCTGCCAAACTGCATATAGACAGGGTCATAGCAGAGGTTTCTCCAGAGGAGAAATCAAAAGTGGTTAAGAGACTTCAGGAAGAGGGCAGATATGTTGCCATGGCAGGTGACGGGGTAAATGATGCGCCTGCCCTGGCACAGGCACATGTCGGTATCGCTATGGGTACAGGTACAGATGTGGCGATGGAGAGTGCCGGTGTGACCCTGGTCAAAGGTGATCTCAGGGGTATTATACGAGCCATCAGGCTCAGCCGTATTACGATGAAGAACATACGGCAGAACCTCTTTTTCGCATTTATCTATAATTCATTGGGGGTACCTATAGCTGCGGGTGTGCTGTATCCCTTCTTTGGTATACTTCTTTCTCCGGTTATTGCAGCAGCTGCGATGAGTTTTTCATCTGTTTCGGTCATTAGTAATTCGCTCAGGTTGAAAAATGTAAAACTGTAA
- a CDS encoding SHOCT domain-containing protein, producing MYGFGHGWGMAFGWLVPLIVIGILFYLLQNRRGAHKKSEAQDILDKRYANGGISKEEYEEKSRLLKEHE from the coding sequence ATGTATGGTTTCGGACACGGATGGGGCATGGCATTTGGATGGCTTGTTCCACTTATAGTCATTGGTATTCTCTTTTACCTTTTGCAAAACAGGAGAGGAGCACATAAAAAAAGCGAAGCGCAGGATATTCTGGATAAACGTTATGCCAACGGGGGCATAAGCAAAGAAGAGTATGAAGAAAAGTCAAGACTTTTAAAAGAACATGAATAG
- a CDS encoding sensor histidine kinase has protein sequence MLTRSLRKEGWATGMNDLEKRSFYSFLGLYIVSSFFFISLIGFWYYTAQKHALENEIHYKLEHLADQKAGELITAHMHDRPVKKTVVPKDVIMALIDTEGNVVSGRLVDPNMEIKPGYLTLEDYNIFISDAPREHMGIAYVVVQSNTLKGELQRLGSSVLLAVGIVSFVVMVIAWILARLFMKPVHQRVTQIERFINDITHELNTPITSLSMSAAQALKAGECTTKILNNISISTKQLYDIYRSLTYLNFSSRKEIAEPLDIKDVLEESVAYYRPLAEIKRIEFKVDARETKSIIPRSQLTLLFGNLISNAIKYSSPRSNIIISLRNRILRITDEGIGIEAEKQKEIFEKFKRGTEYSGGFGVGLSIVKSICDEHGIGIELDSIPGKGTEFRLYL, from the coding sequence GTGCTGACAAGATCATTACGCAAAGAGGGTTGGGCTACCGGTATGAATGATCTGGAAAAGAGATCCTTTTACTCCTTTCTGGGACTCTACATCGTATCCTCATTTTTCTTTATCTCCCTGATAGGGTTTTGGTACTATACGGCACAAAAACATGCATTGGAGAATGAAATACACTATAAACTGGAACATCTCGCCGATCAGAAGGCCGGTGAACTTATTACAGCACACATGCATGACAGACCCGTAAAAAAAACCGTCGTGCCCAAAGATGTCATAATGGCACTGATCGATACCGAAGGAAATGTAGTATCGGGCAGGCTTGTAGATCCGAACATGGAAATAAAGCCGGGGTACCTTACCCTTGAAGACTACAATATCTTTATTTCAGATGCACCGCGAGAACACATGGGGATCGCCTACGTGGTTGTACAGTCCAATACACTGAAGGGAGAGTTGCAGAGGTTAGGCAGTTCTGTTTTACTTGCTGTAGGTATAGTCTCTTTTGTGGTCATGGTCATTGCCTGGATACTCGCCAGGCTTTTTATGAAACCAGTACATCAAAGGGTCACGCAGATAGAACGCTTTATCAATGATATTACCCATGAACTCAATACCCCCATTACTTCACTTTCAATGTCCGCTGCCCAGGCATTGAAAGCAGGGGAGTGTACAACGAAAATCCTCAATAATATCTCGATCAGTACCAAACAGCTTTATGATATCTACCGCTCTTTGACCTATTTGAACTTCAGTAGCAGGAAAGAGATAGCAGAACCACTTGATATAAAAGATGTTCTGGAAGAGAGTGTTGCCTACTACAGGCCGCTTGCCGAGATCAAACGTATAGAGTTCAAAGTAGATGCCCGGGAGACAAAATCCATTATTCCCAGATCCCAGTTGACACTGCTTTTTGGAAACCTTATCAGTAATGCCATCAAATACTCTTCACCAAGATCAAACATAATAATATCGCTGAGAAACAGGATACTCAGGATCACTGATGAAGGTATCGGTATCGAAGCAGAAAAACAAAAAGAGATCTTTGAAAAGTTTAAACGCGGTACCGAGTATTCAGGCGGTTTCGGTGTGGGGCTGAGTATTGTAAAAAGTATTTGTGACGAGCATGGTATTGGGATAGAACTGGACTCTATTCCAGGGAAAGGCACCGAGTTCAGACTTTATCTGTAA
- a CDS encoding efflux RND transporter periplasmic adaptor subunit — MNRYILFLLPVLAFSSQISIERVQLKPMGKIVRANAQITQLSDQKQKIVSRLRGHVEKYFVTTGEYVHTGERVALIESIELSKMSAKYVALRQQVKAAKEKLATAEKLYMKGLTSQNELNQIIIESEDLLAKQNTLESQLNSLGIKASEVKGATDQFILYAHADGVVGEIFVPLHSNVNAEDTLMSVINQGAYYAVAYLSVDDAMKVTGKTTGFVTVAGKKYPAHFVQLLPTVDEETQRAKVLFRMKEHPGNMLINAFTQMEISLEPSAKSLIVKRSSLSLFRGEWVVFVETEHGEERMKEEGHGDHAKEEAEEEKESAHDHEAEKEHEGEHDEAPYRPKVVKIIAFYGDDVAVEGVEEGELYVSKGVYFVKSMLLKSSLGGHGH; from the coding sequence ATGAATAGATATATACTTTTTTTACTGCCTGTTTTGGCTTTTTCAAGCCAGATCAGCATAGAACGCGTACAGCTGAAGCCAATGGGAAAGATCGTCAGGGCGAATGCCCAGATCACCCAGCTTTCTGACCAGAAACAGAAGATCGTATCCCGCCTTCGGGGACATGTTGAGAAATATTTTGTCACAACAGGAGAGTATGTACATACAGGAGAGAGAGTAGCACTCATAGAGTCTATCGAGCTCTCGAAAATGTCTGCGAAATATGTCGCTCTCAGACAACAGGTCAAAGCAGCCAAAGAAAAACTTGCCACAGCAGAAAAACTCTACATGAAAGGTTTGACATCTCAAAATGAACTCAACCAGATCATTATCGAATCAGAAGATCTGCTGGCAAAACAAAATACCCTTGAGTCTCAGCTGAATTCCCTGGGGATCAAAGCTTCTGAGGTCAAAGGAGCAACCGACCAGTTCATACTTTATGCCCATGCTGACGGTGTTGTGGGAGAGATATTCGTTCCCCTCCACTCCAATGTCAATGCAGAAGATACACTGATGTCCGTTATTAACCAAGGTGCCTACTATGCTGTTGCCTACCTCAGTGTCGACGATGCCATGAAGGTTACCGGCAAAACAACCGGTTTTGTTACTGTTGCCGGCAAGAAGTACCCCGCACACTTTGTACAGCTTCTCCCGACTGTTGATGAAGAGACACAGCGTGCCAAGGTGCTTTTCAGGATGAAAGAGCACCCTGGGAACATGCTCATCAATGCCTTTACCCAAATGGAGATCTCACTTGAGCCTTCTGCTAAATCGCTTATTGTAAAAAGATCTTCTCTCTCCCTCTTCCGGGGCGAATGGGTTGTATTTGTTGAAACTGAACATGGAGAAGAGCGCATGAAAGAAGAGGGTCACGGTGATCATGCAAAAGAGGAAGCAGAAGAGGAAAAAGAGAGTGCACATGACCATGAAGCTGAAAAAGAACATGAGGGAGAGCATGACGAGGCACCCTATAGACCGAAAGTGGTCAAAATCATCGCTTTTTACGGAGATGATGTCGCTGTTGAAGGCGTGGAAGAAGGCGAATTATATGTCTCTAAGGGCGTTTACTTTGTCAAATCAATGCTGCTCAAATCATCCCTTGGCGGGCATGGTCACTAG
- a CDS encoding copper resistance protein B translates to MKQKEMNLKKILLLLGSCMAIGQTLQAAGADDPLRTMLIMDRLEILDNDENTRAWEGSFYIGYDIDKLYIYSEGSATSEGLESSQNELVYSRAIAPFWDIQAGIAYDKNSDASRTWGEIAIAGLAPYFFETRAALLVNSNGNTALRLDAEYEALITQKLILTPSLAVDFYTKDDPSMQTGSGLSAAEAGLRLRYEIVREFAPYIGVTWEKTFGNTRNFNAVDETSLLIGVRFWF, encoded by the coding sequence ATGAAACAGAAAGAGATGAACTTGAAAAAAATACTGCTGCTTCTGGGAAGCTGTATGGCAATTGGGCAGACGCTGCAGGCTGCCGGTGCGGACGATCCTCTTCGCACAATGCTTATTATGGACAGACTGGAAATACTAGACAACGATGAGAATACCAGAGCATGGGAAGGAAGTTTCTATATAGGGTATGATATAGATAAACTCTATATCTATTCTGAGGGTTCGGCAACATCGGAAGGGCTTGAGTCAAGTCAGAATGAACTGGTCTATTCCAGAGCTATCGCACCTTTTTGGGATATACAGGCCGGTATTGCTTACGATAAGAACAGTGATGCCTCCAGGACCTGGGGAGAGATTGCCATTGCAGGTCTGGCACCCTACTTCTTTGAAACACGGGCAGCACTGCTTGTCAATAGCAATGGGAATACAGCGCTTCGTCTGGATGCCGAGTATGAGGCACTGATTACCCAAAAGCTCATACTGACCCCGTCACTGGCAGTTGACTTCTATACAAAAGACGATCCGTCTATGCAGACTGGATCCGGGCTCTCAGCTGCAGAAGCAGGCTTGCGTCTGCGTTATGAGATCGTTCGTGAATTTGCACCTTATATCGGAGTCACATGGGAAAAAACATTTGGCAATACCCGTAATTTCAACGCCGTTGATGAAACATCACTGCTTATCGGGGTGCGATTCTGGTTTTGA